The Brienomyrus brachyistius isolate T26 chromosome 7, BBRACH_0.4, whole genome shotgun sequence DNA segment CCTTCCACTTTCCGCTAATCAAATGGTTTTGAGCGTCAAACACATCAACCTTGACCCAACCCCTGGAAAGCAGCCCCGTGACCTGCTGTCCATACGGGTCACATCCTTCGGAGGCCTGTAGCTCGAGTACCAGAGAGACCCCCATGGATGGAAAGACTCTATGGGGAGGGGAGAAGATCGGTGGGTACGAAATACAGACAGGGTTATAGTTTAGTTAAAAACAACACAGATTCAGCCCCTACTCACCTGGGTACGGCCTGCTTGGCAGCAATGGTGGCCAGGCTTCCTCTGCTGTGTTGGGGGGCATGAGGAGATAGGCTGGCCGGCTCGCAGTAGACAACGGGCAGTGGTGAAGAGGCGCCAATCTCTTGATCTCTGTCGTTCAGCTTTACCAGTAAGCGGCACACTCGGTACGAGGGGCAGAGTCCCAGCAGAAAGTCGTAGAACACCACGAAGCCTGCTCTGTATGGGATTCAACATGGAGACCTTTCTAGAGTAATCCAAGCTAAGCGCCCCAGCAGAACTCCTCTTTTATTGTTGATCATCATGCTCTCTGCTGTTCATGAATAAAACAGCAGCCACGCGTAGCTGGTAAGCTTACATTGGATCATATGGGACAGACTCCAAGCCGTCGGAGAAGTCCATAAAGTTCCTCCCAAGGGCTGGAGAACCTGATCGGACATCATCCTGAAAAACAATATACTAACCAGACATCTCTCATAGTAAGAATATACTTGCAATAGTTttaatctttcattttttttcaattttaaatgttttcGCAGGACCATAATAATGATGGTAAACCAGTGGCCAAGTCTGCATCTGGCCCCTTTCCAGGGATTTGTACCAGCGGTGGGAGTGGTGAATGGTGCAGAGGTCTTGCATATGCTCTCACTCTCCTCCTCATATGGTTGATCTCAATCTCCTGCTTCAGCAAGTCCATGTCAGTCTGCATCGCCTTCATCTTCTGCTCGGTGGGGTGACCTGCATTGGTAGAAGAGGAAACAGGAAGAGACAAATAACAGTGACATCACCTGGAGCACTGCTGCCTTCCATGCAACAGTGGTCACCTTCAGTGCAATCCAGGATCATATGCATCACTTCTTGTGGACTATATGGACTACATGATTTTGCCAGAGACAGGTTTCATCGCAGTCGGTCATACTGAGGAGCCTGGAATCCCTCCACCTCTTCCGCTGAGATCTCATGATCTCCTCCTCCAGGCGCCGGTTCTGTAGCTCCGTGGCGATGAGGTCTCTGTTCAGTTGAAGCTTGTCTGTGTGCCGCGCCCCTGCATATCGAAGCAGAAACATGATCGGGCGTCCAGACAATAGACCACATTAGAGGGTCCCCAGAGAGTCACTCACGTTTACTTCTCTCCATGTAATAGGGGCGAGCGTGAGTCTGCATCTCCTGATGCAATTCCACTTCCAGGGCCTCCTTTAGCAAATCCTGTAGCTGGACTAAGATGAGATGGTCACTTCCCCCACTCTGCAAGTATGACAGCTGCAGGGCACTGCAAAACACGGGGGAAGGAATCTCAGACAGGTCACATTTAGTacctttttttacaaaaaaggtagaaacacaatacattaactgcacacgTGAGTATAAATTCCTGGTAGTGGAACTTCTTACCCGGACAAAAGAAATGCACAACACACCTGATTTCTGAAGACAGCGTTCCATCACCCTGAGCAACCTTGTAGCTGTGAAAGCGGACTGAGTCTTTCTCTTTTGTCTTGGCGGAAAAGAGGAGAGACTCGCTCTGTCTGCTGTTTGGTTTGACTCTCCTGTGTGTGAAATGGCTCAGAAATCACCCTCAGGGCCCATCAGTACGACGAAAGATTCTCATGAAAGATTCATTTAACCGCAGGACAATGTACAAATCAGTTTCCAGACCCAACTCACACTGATTCCATCTggacctgctgcagctgctccatGAGTGCCTCTAGAAGGATTGTGTTTCTCTGCTCCTGTACCTGCAGTTTGGACAGCATCTTCTCCACATGAGATGTGCTCCTCGTCTGGGCTGCCAGCTCCTGCATCCTCAGGTCAATGTCTGCAGCAGCGACCAAACACCAGCAGTGTGATTCGAGAAAGAGCGGAACTGTTGTGAATGTGACTGTCATGCTTACCTCTCCTCCGTGCTTCCAGCTGCCTGTTCTCATTTTCCAAGTCCACTGCTCGTTTCCCGTGAAGCTCAGCAAGTTCCCTCGCTCGTGCTTCCCTCTCCTGTGTCTGCAGAGCTTTGGATCTGGAGTCCATCTACAGAAAATGCAAAATGGGGAAGATCCAACACCTTAAAACTCACTGCTGCTGAGAAGAAGATGTAAGATCACCCAACTCTGTGGCCATTGCATTAACACCCACGA contains these protein-coding regions:
- the ccdc17 gene encoding coiled-coil domain-containing protein 17 is translated as MDLTRCVKCNMKFSSLPLLEKHIEKFCIGESTRKVDQTENSAGMVQRLRDYRRRHQERKEKLFDLGEPHVKAKATDLTDTMKPSSEPTDTGMLMDSRSKALQTQEREARARELAELHGKRAVDLENENRQLEARRRDIDLRMQELAAQTRSTSHVEKMLSKLQVQEQRNTILLEALMEQLQQVQMESVRVKPNSRQSESLLFSAKTKEKDSVRFHSYKVAQGDGTLSSEISALQLSYLQSGGSDHLILVQLQDLLKEALEVELHQEMQTHARPYYMERSKRARHTDKLQLNRDLIATELQNRRLEEEIMRSQRKRWRDSRLLSHPTEQKMKAMQTDMDLLKQEIEINHMRRRVRAYARPLHHSPLPPLDDVRSGSPALGRNFMDFSDGLESVPYDPIAGFVVFYDFLLGLCPSYRVCRLLVKLNDRDQEIGASSPLPVVYCEPASLSPHAPQHSRGSLATIAAKQAVPRVFPSMGVSLVLELQASEGCDPYGQQVTGLLSRGWVKVDVFDAQNHLISGKWKVPVRVLPVRPSVTTVDLNAVPQLDNTELYLRIVNSRDTEVQNSAPISHSNWRLYKYPLPVTGGTWRAARDSLRSSQFSCGQPRFPACTQTLNPFTPPGPTEELE